GCGATCGAGTATCCCATGCAACGCATCGGCACTTTGGGCTTAAATGTTTCTTTCTAACCAGCTTTTACAATGACAAAATATATCAAAATATCCATGCTTGCGGCGGCGCTGTTGATGAATGGCTGTAACGACGAATTCCTCGAACGCAAACCGCTCGACCGCGTCACCAACGAAACTTTCTGGAACACGGAAAATGATCTGCGCGTGTACAACAACGGCCTGTACGACCTCGCCCGCAACGACGATAATGTGCCCATTATGATGGGGCATTACCAGGGTTTCGAAAGCAACTGGGGCAGTATCTGGTTCCAGGACGAATTTGCCGACAATATGGCGCCCAAGCACGCGCGTCACGTTTTGTTTCAGCGAATCAGATCGGGAAAACATACTGTTCCGGCGGGTGCGCAGGAGTTTGGCTATAAAGGATGGAACTTCGTCCGCGCAATCAATATCGGCCTGGCCAATTATAATAAAGCTATCGTCGCCGACAATATCAAAGACCGTTACATCGCCGAGGCGAGGCTTTTCCGCGGCTGGTTCTATTCGGATAAAGTATCCAAGTTTGGCGACGCTCCCTGGGTTGAAAAAGAGTTAAACACAACGTCGGAAGAGCTTTTTGCCGCCAGGATGCCGCGTGAGCAGGTGATGGACAAAGTTCTGGAAGACCTCAATTTTGCATCTGCCAAACTGCCTGACAGCTGGAATGACGGCAATGCGCCGGGCCGCCTCAACCGCTGGTGCGCGTTGTTGGTCAAATCGCGCGTTTGTTTGTTTGAAGGAACCTGGCGGAAATACCACGGCGGTACCGATCCCGAAAAATGGCTGACCGCCGCTGCTGAGGCCGCAAAGGAACTAATGGACAAGGGTCCCTACTCGCTGCACGTGACCGGCGACACGACTTCGGACTACAATGCCTACCACCGCATTCTGAACCTGGCAGGCAACAAAGAAGTGATGTACTGGCGCAAATATCAGCTCGGCGTATATACTAACCACGTTCAGTCGTATTTTGAATATACCGGAGGCGCGAGCAAAAGTATGGTAGAAGATTACCTCTGCACGGATGGTTTGCCCATTACTTTGTCCAAACTCTACAAAGGCGACGACAAGATCGAGGATGTATTTGAAAACCGCGACCCTCGCCTGCGCCAGACGGTTTTGCACCCTGCCGACGCTGCAAAGTACAAGTATCACCTGGGCGACGGCCGCACTTATCCGCGTATTGTAGGCATGGCGGGCGGCTATACAACCGAAACCGGCTACCACATTATCAAGCATTATAATGCAGATGATATGATCGGAAAAGCATTCGATACCGCTGAGTCTCCGGCGATTACACTGCGTTTCGGCGAAGCACTGCTGAATTATGCCGAGGCCAAAGCAGAGCTGAACACACTGACACAAGGCGACCTGGATATAACCATCAACAAGCTGCGCGACAGGGTGGGTATGCCTCATATGGTGCTTGGTAAAATTCCTGTGGACCCGCGCTATACCGGCGACGGCGTGTCCCCGCTGATCTCGGAAATCCGCCGCGAACGTCGTGTTGAGCTGTTTATGGAAGGTTTCAGATACAACGATATCAAGCGCTGGAAACAAGGTAAAAAGCTGCTCATTCCAACAATGGGAATGCGCTGGGACGCAGCTGCGCAGGCCAGATATCCGGGAGCGGTGATCAAAACGGCAGTAGATCCGGTGTCGCAAAAGACTTATATCGACGTTTACCAGGGCACCGACTGGGCTACGCCTGTTTTCGATGAAGCCAAGCATTATCTGTGGCCAATTCCTTTGAACTCCCTGGCACAAAACCCGGCAATCAAGCAGAATCCCGGCTGGCAGTAAATTTTTGCTGTTAGCTGTTAGCTTTTAGCTTTTAGCTTTTGGAGGAAGGGAGGATGGAGGAAAGGAGGATGGAGGATGGTTCCTTTTTCCTCCCTTCCCCCCCCTTTCTCCTTCATCCTTCCTCCCTTCCTCCTTCCTCCCTTTTCCCTTTTCCCTTTTCCCTTTTCCCCCTAAACCAAACCCCTATGAAAAAACCAATTCTTTTACTCCCCCTATTTCTTCTTGCCTTAACGTTACAAGCCCAAATTACTCCACGCAATCTCCTCGCCAAAGCCTACCCACTCGATGCAGTTACGCAAATGCTGGTGGCGAAGGATCAGTGGAAACCTTATCCTGCTACGCCCGACGCCTGGAAGCAGGCTGTGCCGGATACTACTTTGAGCCGGGTTGTAAAGGATGCCGAAAAGCTGATTGATTTCAAATTTGAGCCGATCCCCGCTTCGGTTTCGCTGGATTTTGTGCGTTCTGGCGATCGGTTGCGGCATTCGGGGATATCTTTCGGAAAAAGGAATGTGCTGATGAAGCTGATTCTCGCTGAGAGTATCGAAGGAAAAGACCGTTTTACCGAAACCATTTTGAATGGGGTATGGTCGATTTGCGAGGAGAGTTTTTGGGGTGTTCCAGCGCATATCAATGACACCGGTTTGCCCGATCCCGATAATCCTGTGGTCGATTTGTTCGCGGCGGAAACGGGCGCGTTGCTGGGTTTGGCGGATTATTTTATAGGTCAGAAATTTGACAAAATCAATCCACAGATCCGTAAAAGGATCTATTTTGAAACAAACCGGCGCTTTTTTGTACCCATGCTTACAAAAGGTGATACTTACAAATACATGAGCAAAACCAGCCAGGTCAACAACTGGAATCCCTGGATCATGTCCAACTGGATTGCCGCGACGTTGCTGCTCGAACCGGACGAAAAGCGCCGGTCTGAAATGCTTCGGGGATCTATGCTCGGCCTCGACCGCTATATCAATAGTCTGGGCGCCGACGGCGGTTGCGATGAAGGCCCTAGCTACTGGTTTGCAGCTGGCGCCAGCGTGTATGATTGTCTTGAATTGCTGGCAGGTGCTACCAATTCGAAAATTGATATTTACCAGGAGGATATCATCAAAAAGATGGCCTCTTACGTCTACAAAACACATATCGACGGCCACTATTTCGTCAATTTCGCTGACGCCGACCCCAAACTCCGGCCCGACGGGTTGCTGCTGTACAGGCTGGGAAAGGCGGTAAAAGATGAGAAACTGGTTGAAATGGGGAAATGGGCATTCCAGAATTTCACTGCTGTGTCGACTTCCCCAGAAGGTTTTCACCGGCCAAGAAGAATCGAAAACCTCCTGACCATCAATCAGATCGACGGCGGAAAAATTTCGCTAACCCCTGTACAGGAGGCCTGGATAGGCGATATTCAGGTACTGACCGCCCGCGCCGGCGACGGACTTTTCCTGGCTACCCATGGCGGCCACAATGCGGAAAGCCATAACCATAATGACGTTGGTGATTTTATTATTTACGTAAAAGGCCAGCCTATGATCGTGGATGCGGGCAGAGGGAATTATACGGCCCGCACGTTTTCCAACAAGCGTTATGAGCTCTGGTTCACGCAATCTGAATACCATAATCTCCCGATCGTGAATGGTATTGGTCAGAAAGCAGGCCGGAAATTTGAGGCGACGGCTGTTAAAAGTAATGTCAACGGAAAAGAAGCAAGTCTGCAAATGGACATTGCCGCAGCCTACCCGCCGGAAGCGGGGATCACATCGTGGAAACGGCTGGTAGCTCTTAACCGGACCAAAAATCAGGTGGAGATCACGGAAGATTATGTGCTTAAATCGGAGCCAAAGTCCATTCAGGAAATATTTATGACGGTGTGCGATGTGGATTCTTCTGAACCCGGAAAAGTAAAGTTAAAAGGTGCCGGGAATACCAGCCTGACTCTATCCTACGATCCGAAAATGTGGTCAGTATCAACTGAAAAACCTTCTACGGACGGCATGGAATATGAGAGTTTCAAAACCAAATGGGACAACAGGCCTGTCACCCGTATTGTACTGGACAGCAAGCAGTTGAAGCAAAATGGAAAACACCGCCTTGTATTTGATACCAAAGAGTAGCAACGCGCCATGCTCAGGCTTTTCAGTGAATCATTAAACTTAAAGCATTCGTTCAGATGAAAAAAATAGGATCAACCCTGCTGCTCGCGGCCCTCTCCTTTACGTCAAATGCCCAGCAGGCGGCGAACCGGCCCACGATGGTAGCAGGGTTTCCTGTTAATTATTCCGAAGATTCAGCAGGCAACTACACGCTCCCCGACCTCCTGAAATGCACCGACGGACAAGCCGTAACCAGCGCGAAGATCTGGACACAAAAGCGGCGGCCTGAATTGGTAAAGATGGTGGAGGAAATCCAATTCGGAAAAATGCCTCCGGCCCCCAAAGACCTGAAATTCAATGCTTTTGACAAAGGAACGCCTGCATTGAACGGTAAGGCAATTCGTAAACAGGTTACGGTGTATCTGACGAAAGACACCTCAGACCACAAAATGAATCTCCTGATTTACCTGCCTGCGGCTTCCAAAAAGCCGGTTCCGATGCTTTTGAATATCTCTTTTGCCGCATATAACCAAATCATTGACGACCAGGGATTGCTGGTTGGAAATATCTGGAAGGACGGAAAAAAGATAAAGGCGGATAAGCCGAGTGTCTTTGGAAAAATGGACGTCGAGCAATTTATGGACGCAGGAATCGGCTTTGCCACCGTGTATTACGGAGATATTGAACCGGATTTTAAAGACGGAATCAACTACGGGATCCGGAAGGAGTATTTAAAACCGGGACAGACACAAACCGCTGATAACGAATGGGGTGCAATCGCAGCCTGGTCGTGGGGACTGAGCCGTGCGCTGGATTATTTTGAAACCGAAAAGCAGATCGATGCAAAACGCGTCGCATTGCAGGGAGCGTCGCGGCTCGGAAAGACCGTGCTTTGGGCGGGCATTCGTGACGAAAGGTTCAAGGTAGTGGTGGCCAGTATCTCGGGTGAAGGCGGGGCTGCACTGAGCCGCAGAAATTACGGAGAAACGATCCGTCACATCAGCGACCCTTCGAGGTACCTCTACCAATTTGCCCCCAATTATCACACCTTCGCAGAAAGGGTGAACGAAATGCCTTTCGATGCCCACGCCCTGGTAGCATTAATGGCACCGAGGCCCCTCCTGCTGCAAACGGGCAGTACTGATTATTGGTCAGACCCGAAAGGCGAATACCTTTCCGCTGTCGCGGCGGCACCGGTTTATCAACTTTTCAACAAAAAAGGTCCGCAAACGCCCCAAATGCCCGCTGCCGGGGATACCTCGCTGCTGTTGAACGAGCTGGGTTATTACATGCACGAAGGCGGCCACGGTGTACTGCCGGAGGACTGGAAGCATATTGTGAGCTATTTGAAGAAGTATTTGTGAGGCGGCCGGGGTCGTTTCAGACCGCCATTTACGCAAAAGCACCCCGATAATGTCGTAACCACCACCGGTGCAACAGATTCAATCTCATGATATTTGTAAAAATAAAAGAGCAAATCATGAGCGCACAGAAACTGACATTCAAAACTACCCTGTTGCTGGCAAAGAAAACGGCGACCGGCATTCAGGTACCTGACGAGATCGTCGAAAAACTTGGCTCGGGCAAGCGCCCCCCGGTTAACGTGACGATCAACGATTACACTTATCCGAGTACGATTGCTGTAATGGGCGGGATGTTTATGCTACCGGTTAGTGCCGAAGTTCGCCAGAATGCAAAAGTCCAGGCCGGAGAAACGATCGAAGTGACGTTACAACTCGATATGCAACCACGCGAAGTTACCTTACCCCACGATTTTCAAAAAGCATTGCACAGTAACCAGATGGCCAGGACATTCTTTGAAACACTTTCCAATAGCAACAAAAAGCGCTTCGTAATTCCGATCGAACAAGCCAAAACCGACGAGACGAGGAACAAGCGCATTGAAAAGGCAATTTCCGACCTGGAACAGGAGAAAAAAGTGTAGCCAGGTTACTTTACTGCTTTTTTAGCATAAACCTGATCGATCTCCGCGCCCGCATCGCCCTGCTGCTTCATCCATTTGTATAGCTCGCTCCGTAAATCCTCGATTTTCTTCTGATAAGCAGGATCACCGGCGAGATTATTGAGCTCAAAAGGATCTTTTTCCAAATCGAAAAATTCGACCGGCGGGCGGTTTTCGAAGCGGTCTGTCAGCTTTTTTGCAGCTGGGTTAGTTTCTGATTCTGCCACCCACGAGAACCAGACCGTATTGCGGTCCTGCCGCTCGCGGTTCATCATGAATTTATTATAGTATGGTTTATCCGCTGTCAGATTCAGGATTAGCTTGTAACGTTTATCGCGGATGCTGCGGATCGGATAAGGGTCTCCTTCGGGAATATTGTTATGAATTCCGTACGCATATTTTCTCTCGCCGGTACTTTTACCTAAAAGAACCGGCAAAATGCTTTTTCCATCCAAACCGTCGACCGCCTTTCCTCCCGCAAGGGCAATGAGGGTCGGGGTAATATCTTCGTACTGCGCAATTGCAGCTGTTTCCGTTGCGGGTTTCACTTTCCCGGGCCATTTCACGATCATCGAGCTTTTTTGCCCGGCATCGTACAGATTCCATTTTGCTCCGGGAAACTGTGCGCCCTGCTCGCCCAGAAAGATCAGCACGGTATTCTTTTCCTGACCCGTTTCTTTAAGTAAGCCGGAAATCTCCCCCACCTGATCGTCCAGCCGCCTGATCTCGGCAAGGTATTTTACGTACTGTCTCCGCGTTACCGGCGTATCGACCCAGTCTTTCGGCAGGATCACATTTTCCGCTTTGAACTCAGTTGTATCCCCAACCGTCCACGGCGTATGCGGGTTAATGCTCATGACAAACAGGCAATAGGGTTTTTCAGAACCAGTCATGTATTTTTTCACATCGCTTAGCTGATATGCATCAGTTGGTGCGACACAGTTAGGTTCAAAACCTTCGATAATATCAAATGGAAATACGCTTTTGGGCTTGGTAACGTGGTCCTTGCCGGTCAACCCGACGCGGTATCCCAGGTCTGCAAGGTAATGTCCGACGCTTTTCAGATGATCATAAACCGGCTTATGATTCTGAAAAGAACCATGTTTAACCGGGTAAAGTCCTGTAAAAAGCGAAGCGCGCGTGGGCACGCACATCGCTTCCGAAGCGATCATATTGGAGAATTTTAATCCTTCCTTTGCCAATGCATCAATATGGACCGTTTTCAGATTCCGGCCTCCATAGCAGCTCAACTGCCGGCTGTCGAGGTCATCGGCCATGATGATCATGATATTGGGTTTGGTGGTTTGGGCATGGGTGACGAACGCAGCCGGCAGAAGCAATAAACCCAGGTATCCTGCAATGATCGATTTTCTCATAGTTTGCAAATTACTCTTATCGTAAGCCGCAAAATAAGAAGTTCCTGAACTAAATCTACCTTCTGACTAAGAATCAAAACTAGGGTGCTACATAGTTTCCTTTTGCATTTTCCCAATACTCCTCCGTATTCGTAAGTGTCAATTCCGGCCTGATCATTCCCGGCGCGAAGGAGAATACTTCTGCTCCTCTTCTGATTTTATCAGGGAAATCAGGATTTGCGATGGCAGCGCGGCCGATAGATACAAAGTCGGCGTGACCGGTTGACAGTAATTTTTCGGAGAGGTTCTGATCATGCATACCGCCATTTGCGATTACCGGTACGCCTGTGAGCTGCCTGGCGATGGAATTGGATGAACTTCCGTCGGGATATTGACATTCCCGTGCCCATTTGCCCCCTTCCGCGGCAATATGAATATAGTCGGGATGGATTTTGGCAACTTCACTGAATACCGCGCGAGCTGTTTCTGCACCGCCTTCCCAGCGGTAAGCAAGATCATTGACCTTCCCCTCCGAGAACCGGATGCCTACAATGAAATCCGGCCGTACTATTTTCCTGATTTCCGTAAAAATCTCAGCAAGCAGCCGCAGGCGGTTCGAGACACTTCCACCGTAAGTATCTGTGCGCTTATTGGTATAAGGTGTGATAAACTGATCGAACAAATACCCGTTCGCCGCGTGAAGCTCTACGCCGTCAAAACCAGCTTCCTGCGCCAGCAATGCGGCTTTCACGAAACCTCTCTTGATTTTTTCCATGTCATTGACCCCCATTTCCCGTGGCAATGGATAAGGTTTTTCGTTCGTTTCAGGCTCCGGCGTATCCAGCGGCAGGATCGCCGACGGCGCGATCGTGTTTTCAAGAGACCGCGACAATGCGCCCGCATGCATTAACTGGGTTATAAACAAGACATCGGCGCGTTTCACTTCCTGTACAATTTCCTTCCAACCTGCCAGCTGCGTGGCGGTTACCAAACCAGGCTGATTCGGGTTGGCCTGACTATAAAGATCGTCTGTATAAATACCTTCGGTGACGATCATTCCAAAACCACCGCGCGCAAACGATGCATAATAATCGCGCATTTGTAACGTGGGGACGCCGGTTGAATCGGCGCTGGTGCGGGTCATCGGGGCGACGACAAAACGATTGGAAAGCCTTTTGTTTTGAATATAATAGGCTTTAAATAAAGGTGATTGCTGCGTGTTCATTGGATCTGTATTTTTTTATACAAATTTCAATGCGCACGGGCGTTGACGGGGAATAACTAATTTAAGAAAGGCCGTTAAACTAGTTTAACTTTTCTGCTGGCCGGTGAGCGGCAATTTTCGGATCTTACTTAAAAAAACGGGCGTAATGCCCAGATAGGAAGCAATGTGCTTTTGCGGAAGCCGCTGTTCTATTCCTGGATATTTATACAAAAGTGCCTCATAACGTTCAGCCCCGGATAGCATGATTGCATTCAGTATCCGCTCATCCTGCGCAAGACAGGCATTTTCATTCATAATCCGCCAAAACCGCTCGAAAACCGGAACCTGCCGGTAGAGTGTTTCAATAGCAGCTTTGTCCAGCTGTAACACCGTCGTTGGTTCCACGGCGACAATATTCCTGGTTGCCGGAACTTCTCTCAAAAAACTCGCCGAATCGGAAATCCACCAATCTTCCATCGCGAAATGCAGCGTGAAATCATTGCCTTTCGAATCGACATAAAATGACCGCAAAAATCCCTTTGTTACGAAAGACTCAAACCGACAGACCTCGCCCTGCTGCACCAGGTATTGCCGGGACAATAGATGGCGGATCTTCACCAGCGATCGCACATATTCCTGCTCCTCCGCAGTGAGTGGAATGCGTTTCAAAAAATGATCAATAACAGGTTGAATATCTTTGTTCTGCATTTGATAGTCGCTTTAATCCATACTAAGCGCCCTCTTCATAAACCCACCCAGGAAACTGGCGACGAATGTAAGGATTAATGAACCGTACAGACTGAAATTTTCCAATTCGGTTTCGCTGCTTGTTTCCGGCAATTCGGTGAAAAGAAAATACCCGCCCAGTACAAGCATACATTGCACCAATGCCAGAAACCAGCCTTTTCTGGGCTCCGCAAACCCGATCGCGATAGCGGCGCAAACCGCAACCAGGTAAGGAAGGTGCACACTCTCGGCCCGCTTTACCACGACCGTAAGTAAAACGCCTGTAAAAACGACCATGACGAGACTGGCGATGAGCTTTTTGTCCACAAATGGCGCCTGAATAGGTTCCGGGGTATTTTGCTGATTCGCTGATTTGTCTGAAATCAACCTTTCTTCCACCAGATCCGCCTGCGCCTCGGCCTCCATCTGCAAAGCCACATAAGCCTGCGACCGCCAGTGGTAAGGTTTGGGCGAAGTTCCCTGCGCTTTTGAGACTGATTTAGTGAAATGCAAAAGTGCAGTTTTAGGATCGCCGTCTTCCAGAAATAACCGGCCCAATTCCAGATGCGCCTCGTACACATCGTCGTCGAGACTGACGGCGGTTTGCACAGCCTCATATGCCTCCTTCCTGTTTTTTAAGCCTTTTTGAGCAAGTCCGCGGTACAAGTGCGCAATGCTCGAGCGCCGGTTTTTCACAACCTGATCATTGCAATACCGGAATGCTCCTTCGAAATTTTGATCGCGGTACATTTCAATCCCGGCAGCAAATTCGCTCTCCTCTCTTTCAGATTTTGAGCGGAGGTCGGCGTAGTTGCGCAGGTAATAGATATAACCGAAAAAGGTAATAACAACGAGAACTTCAAGCATTGTGCGGTCGACTAGTTCATTTCTACGCAATATAGTAACGGATCAAAAAAAAGCGGCTGCCTCCGCTAACAGAGACAGCCGCTAATATATCTTCTCAAAAAATCAGTATCCCGGATTTTGTGGTGCCAGGTTGGGATTGATCTGCAGCTCAGTCCGCGGGATCGGCATCAGATAATCGCGCTGTGCATTGAAGGTTGGGTGTGGTTCGAGGGAATTAGGCCCTTTAAAAACGACATCACCCAGTTTTCTGCGCTGGATATCGTACCAGCGCTTGTATTCGAAAGCCAGTTCCAGGCGTCTTTCTTCCATGATCAAATCAATGAAAGCCTGCTTTGTCAACCCCGCAGTCACATTAGCCGGGAAGGCCGACGCGGTTCCCGCCCAGTTTCTGGCGCGCGCCCGGATCTCGTTCACATAACCGATTGCCTCCGCCGTCGGCCCGTTCACTTCCGCCGACGCTTCTGCTGCCACGAGCAAAACTTCTGCGTAGCGCATGGCCGCATAGTTATGGTCGGAGTAGCGGCCTTCTGCATTCGAATTTCCCGCAAAACGTGCATACTTGGCAATATGCGGCCTTTTTGTATTCGGAAATTCCGTGTATGGTGCCAGTTTGCCGCCGATCAGGAGCGAATCGTCGAAACTTACATGCTTCCGGTAATCGCGTGCATCCCAGGTGTCGAACACTTTTTGCGAAGGTACGATCACGCTCCACCCGCTTCTGGGCGCATCGCCCCCGCGGACACCCGTCATTGGCGGCATAATGTCATCATTGGCACCGCCAGCTCCCGATTGCAGACCGAGAAAATCGATCGCAAATATATGTTCCTTCATATTATTGGCCTGCGGGGCACGGAAAAGCGTCTGAAAATCCGCTTCCAGTCCGTAGCCAAATTTGTCCTTATTATCAATCACCCATTTGGCTTCCGTGTAAGCTTTTGCGTAATCCTGCAAAGTCAGGTGAACGGTAGAAAGATACGCGGCGGCCGTCCCTTTCGTCGGGCGGCTCCTTACGTCGGCGGGCTGCTTTTCGGGCAACCATTGTTTGGCAAACTCAAAATCCGCAATAATTCCAGTGTAAACCGTCGCCGCGGGTGTTCTCGTCAGCTGCTTTACCGATTCAGGATTATTGATAAAGAAATCAATATAGGGCACATCCCCAAAAACCCGTACGAGGTGGAAATAGGCAAATGCGCGTACAAACCTCGCCTCTGCAATAAGCGGATTAATTTCCGCTTCGGCCAGGCCCAGCTGCTCTGCACCGGCAATCGCCGCATTGGACGCGCTGATCACCTGGTACCAGTATGGCCAGAACTGATTGACCATGTTATTGTTGTCGTCCATATTGAAGTCGTTGACCTGCTGCCGCTCCGCCGGCGTACCCCGGTCACCGATATCGCTCATATCGTCACGCAGCATCAGCGCCGACACGAACTGGCGACCGTACAACCGCTCAGAGGCGATCCATCCATAAGCCCCGAATACAGCCGTTTCTACGTCTTTGGCACTTTTAAACATGGCCTCGGGAGCTAGCAAACCAATTGGCTTCTCATTCAGGTCGGCGCAGCTCAGCAGCATGGCCGGCAACAAAAAAAGGAAGCATCTCCTGATATATATTTTCATTGTAATTTCTGATTAATAGGGTTTTAGACTAAAATCCGATATTTAAACCGACGGTGTAAGATTTGGCGTTTGGATAACTTGCGTAATCCAGCCCAAGGTTGCGGTTACCGTCCGTATCCCCTTCCGAAGAGTAATTCACTTCCGGATCATAACCTTTGTATTTGGTGAATGTCAGGATATTCTGGGCGCTCACGTAAACCCGCAGCTTTGTCAGACGAACCTTCTCCAATACCGGACGGGGCAGATTGTAGCCCAGCGCCAGGTTTTTCAACCTCACAAAACTTCCGTCATACACCCAGCGGGTAGAAACCCTTCTGGTACGGCCGGTCATCGCTTTCGGGATATTCGTATTGGTATTGGTTGGCGTCCAGCGGTTTAATGCATCGGTCGTCGCATTATTGATCCCCGACAGCAAATTCAGTTCCATAAGCGTATAACTCAGGAGGTCATTGCCTTGCGAAGCCTGGAAGAATGCATTCAGGTCAAAACCCTTGTAGCTGAAATCGTTATTAAGCCCCCAGGTAAATTTCGGGTGCGGATTTCCGATGATAGTCCGGTCGTCGCTGTTGAGCTGGCCGTCGGGCTCGCCGGTCAATTTTCCGTTTGCATCTTTTTTACCATTGATGTCCCTGAATTTCTCTCCGCCCGCAGCCACTTCGAAACCGCCGCCCGGGATGAAATTGTCATTTTGCTGATAAACGCCGTCATACAACCAGCCGTAGAAACTTCCTACCGGCTCGCCCTCGCGCAATATCTGTGTCTGACCAAGCCCTACCATATGTCCTGGCGCCGAGTTGTAAAAAATGTCGGTACCGTTCGGCAGTTTCAGCACTTTGTTCCGGTTCATTGAGAAATTAAGGTCCGTGCTCCATTTGAAATTTCCGTTCAGGTTGCGCGAGTTCAGCGTTACTTCAAAACCTTTGTTCTCAACAGTACCGATATTCTGTAGCTGGTCTGTGTAACCGGAATACTGAGGCAGCGGAACACTGAACAACAGATCGTTGGTCACGCGGCGATAGTAGTCGAGCACGAGGTTTAGCCGGTTGTTGAATAAACTGATATCGGTACCTACGTCAAACTGCGTGGTCGTTTCCCAGGTCAGGTCGTCGTTGGCAACGGTAGTCGGGCGAACTGCATTCACGGCCACGCCATTGATTACCGTATACACATTCGAGAACCGCGCCATGGTCTGGTAAGGCCCGATCGCCTGGTTACCCGTTAACCCATAGCTGGCACGCCATTTCCACTGACTGATCGCCCGCACGTTTTCCATAAAAGGCTCGCTCGACATTTTCCAGGCAAATGCACCCGAAGGGAACATGGCCCACTTATGGTTTTTGCTAAAATTGGATGAGCCGTCGCGGCGGATATTGGCTGTAAACAGGTAACGATCCGAAAGCGAATAGGTAACCCGGCCATAGAGCGAAGCAAGCTGCCACTCGGTCAGACCGGAAGTAGGACTTTGCCAAACCGAAGAGCCGCCCAGGTTCCAGAACGAAACCGCATCGGTAATAAACGATTGCCCTACACCCTCCCAAAATTCACTTGATGAAGTCTGGTAAGAATAGCCCGCCATCACCGACAGATCATGCTTTGTTCCGATTTTTTTGTTGTAAACCAGGTAGTTCTCGTTCAGGAGCAAAGTACTTTTTGTCCCTCTCACCGAAGCCCTGCCGCCGATATTCCGACCGTCGTTCAACGTGCTGGGCAGGTAATTGCCAGCGCGGCCGCTGTTGGTTGTGGCGCCAAGCGTTACCCTCAGTTTCAGATCGTCGAGAATGTTGTATTCCGCAAAAAGGTTACCCTGGATCCGGTCATTCAACGACTGGTTTTCGAGCTGTGTCGCGATTGCATACGGGTTATCGATCGGGTCATTCAATCTCGCCACTGTAAAACGTCCGTTCGCGTCGCGGATCGGCTGGTCGGGCTCGAACTTGAATGCAGCAGCCACTACGCCGGGGGTTAGTCCCGAAGAGCCTTCCTGCGTTTTGGACTGATCGCGGGACACCCGCTGCGCAAACATATTCAATCCGAATTTGAGTCTTTTCGACGCCTGGATATCGATGTTGCTCGTCACCGAAAACCGGTTGTATCCCGAGTTAATAATGATCCCTTT
This Dyadobacter sp. UC 10 DNA region includes the following protein-coding sequences:
- a CDS encoding sulfatase family protein; this encodes MRKSIIAGYLGLLLLPAAFVTHAQTTKPNIMIIMADDLDSRQLSCYGGRNLKTVHIDALAKEGLKFSNMIASEAMCVPTRASLFTGLYPVKHGSFQNHKPVYDHLKSVGHYLADLGYRVGLTGKDHVTKPKSVFPFDIIEGFEPNCVAPTDAYQLSDVKKYMTGSEKPYCLFVMSINPHTPWTVGDTTEFKAENVILPKDWVDTPVTRRQYVKYLAEIRRLDDQVGEISGLLKETGQEKNTVLIFLGEQGAQFPGAKWNLYDAGQKSSMIVKWPGKVKPATETAAIAQYEDITPTLIALAGGKAVDGLDGKSILPVLLGKSTGERKYAYGIHNNIPEGDPYPIRSIRDKRYKLILNLTADKPYYNKFMMNRERQDRNTVWFSWVAESETNPAAKKLTDRFENRPPVEFFDLEKDPFELNNLAGDPAYQKKIEDLRSELYKWMKQQGDAGAEIDQVYAKKAVK
- a CDS encoding oxidoreductase encodes the protein MNTQQSPLFKAYYIQNKRLSNRFVVAPMTRTSADSTGVPTLQMRDYYASFARGGFGMIVTEGIYTDDLYSQANPNQPGLVTATQLAGWKEIVQEVKRADVLFITQLMHAGALSRSLENTIAPSAILPLDTPEPETNEKPYPLPREMGVNDMEKIKRGFVKAALLAQEAGFDGVELHAANGYLFDQFITPYTNKRTDTYGGSVSNRLRLLAEIFTEIRKIVRPDFIVGIRFSEGKVNDLAYRWEGGAETARAVFSEVAKIHPDYIHIAAEGGKWARECQYPDGSSSNSIARQLTGVPVIANGGMHDQNLSEKLLSTGHADFVSIGRAAIANPDFPDKIRRGAEVFSFAPGMIRPELTLTNTEEYWENAKGNYVAP
- a CDS encoding Crp/Fnr family transcriptional regulator, which gives rise to MQNKDIQPVIDHFLKRIPLTAEEQEYVRSLVKIRHLLSRQYLVQQGEVCRFESFVTKGFLRSFYVDSKGNDFTLHFAMEDWWISDSASFLREVPATRNIVAVEPTTVLQLDKAAIETLYRQVPVFERFWRIMNENACLAQDERILNAIMLSGAERYEALLYKYPGIEQRLPQKHIASYLGITPVFLSKIRKLPLTGQQKS
- a CDS encoding tetratricopeptide repeat protein; this translates as MLEVLVVITFFGYIYYLRNYADLRSKSEREESEFAAGIEMYRDQNFEGAFRYCNDQVVKNRRSSIAHLYRGLAQKGLKNRKEAYEAVQTAVSLDDDVYEAHLELGRLFLEDGDPKTALLHFTKSVSKAQGTSPKPYHWRSQAYVALQMEAEAQADLVEERLISDKSANQQNTPEPIQAPFVDKKLIASLVMVVFTGVLLTVVVKRAESVHLPYLVAVCAAIAIGFAEPRKGWFLALVQCMLVLGGYFLFTELPETSSETELENFSLYGSLILTFVASFLGGFMKRALSMD
- a CDS encoding RagB/SusD family nutrient uptake outer membrane protein, which gives rise to MKIYIRRCFLFLLPAMLLSCADLNEKPIGLLAPEAMFKSAKDVETAVFGAYGWIASERLYGRQFVSALMLRDDMSDIGDRGTPAERQQVNDFNMDDNNNMVNQFWPYWYQVISASNAAIAGAEQLGLAEAEINPLIAEARFVRAFAYFHLVRVFGDVPYIDFFINNPESVKQLTRTPAATVYTGIIADFEFAKQWLPEKQPADVRSRPTKGTAAAYLSTVHLTLQDYAKAYTEAKWVIDNKDKFGYGLEADFQTLFRAPQANNMKEHIFAIDFLGLQSGAGGANDDIMPPMTGVRGGDAPRSGWSVIVPSQKVFDTWDARDYRKHVSFDDSLLIGGKLAPYTEFPNTKRPHIAKYARFAGNSNAEGRYSDHNYAAMRYAEVLLVAAEASAEVNGPTAEAIGYVNEIRARARNWAGTASAFPANVTAGLTKQAFIDLIMEERRLELAFEYKRWYDIQRRKLGDVVFKGPNSLEPHPTFNAQRDYLMPIPRTELQINPNLAPQNPGY